In one Pseudobacteroides sp. genomic region, the following are encoded:
- a CDS encoding transposase, which translates to MSNQSNQHNNESKADIIRLIREEKQSITKVANDFGVNDQTIRNWLKAEDEKKIPENNRIAELEAQLREEKKKTTDLQQTVDILKKSVDIFVQDNRK; encoded by the coding sequence GTGTCAAATCAAAGTAATCAACATAACAATGAATCTAAAGCAGATATTATTAGGCTGATCCGGGAAGAAAAACAGTCAATTACTAAGGTAGCTAATGATTTTGGAGTAAATGATCAAACAATACGCAACTGGTTAAAAGCTGAGGATGAAAAAAAGATTCCAGAAAACAATCGTATAGCTGAACTTGAAGCTCAGCTGAGAGAAGAGAAAAAGAAAACCACGGATTTACAGCAAACTGTAGATATATTAAAAAAATCAGTCGACATCTTCGTTCAAGACAACCGGAAATAG